A single region of the Hylaeus volcanicus isolate JK05 chromosome 5, UHH_iyHylVolc1.0_haploid, whole genome shotgun sequence genome encodes:
- the LOC128876599 gene encoding cytoplasmic protein NCK1 isoform X2, translated as MSSLKIGKTSQDDVCYVVAKYDYGAQGAQELDLRKNERYLLLDDSKHWWRVQSARGQAGYVPSNYVKKEKPSLFDSIKKKVKKGSGSKTLPSSNSPSRAVESPIMARRLPADPSEAIGTAVVKYNYQAQQADELSLVKGTRILILEKSNDGWWRGQSGTQAGWFPSNYTQEEGDADDTLHTYAMAENVLDIVVALYSFSSNNDQELSFEKGDRLEILDRPPADPEWYKARNSQGQIGLVPRNYLQELSEYLTQPYRERGMTSSEISTGDSLERRPDPGDRPHLVGKPWYYGSISRSQCDTLLNQHGHDGDFLIRDSETNVGDYSVSLKAPGRNKHFRVHVEGALYCIGQRKFHTLDQLVDHYQRAPIYTNKQGEKLYLVRPLPKGNPSSNGC; from the exons gCAAGACAAGTCAAGACGACGTATGTTATGTTGTCGCCAAGTATGATTACGGAGCACAGGGTGCTCAGGAGTTAGACCTACGTAAAAACGAACGTTACTTGCTCCTTGATGACTCCAAACATTGGTGGAGGGTACAAAGCGCAAGAGGGCAAGCTGGCTATGTACCAAGTAATTATGTCAAGAAAGAAAAGCCATCCCTTTTTGATAGTATCAAGAAAAAAGTCAAAAAGGGCTCTGGTTCAAAGACTCTACCATCTAGTAATTCACCTTCTAGAGCCGTGGAATCTCCTATCATGGCTAGGCGTCTACCTGCTGATCCTAGCGAAGCGATAGGCACGGCAGTTGTCAAATATAATTACCAAGCACAACAGGCAGATGAACTGTCACTCGTCAAAGGCACTAGAATCCTAATATTAGAAAAGAGTAACGATGGCTGGTGGAGAGGTCAAAGCGGCACTCAAGCTGGCTGGTTTCCGTCAAATTACACGCAAGAAGAGGGTGATGCGGACGATACTCTTCACACATACGCAATGGCAGAGAATGTTCTTGACATTGTCGTGGccctttattcattttcttctaaCAATGACCAAGAGCTGTCCTTCGAGAAGGGTGATCGTTTAGAAATCCTTGATCGTCCACCAGCCGATCCTGAATGGTATAAAGCAAGGAATAGCCAAGGACAAATTGGTCTCGTGCCACGTAACTATCTCCAGGAACTCAGCGAGTATTTGACACAACCATATCGTGAGCGAGGAATGACGAGTAGTGAGATTAGTACAGGAGACTCCCTCGAGAGAAGGCCAGACCCTGGCGATAGACCACATCTTGTTGGGAAACCTTGGTATTATGGTAGTATTTCACGCTCGCAATGCGACACATTGCTAAATCAACATGGTCATGACGGCGACTTTTTAATCAGAGATAGCGAAACAAAT GTTGGAGATTATTCAGTATCTTTAAAAGCTCCAGGACGTAACAAACACTTTAGGGTACACGTGGAAGGAGCGCTATACTGCATCGGTCAAAGAAAATTCCATACGTTAGACCAGTTGGTAGACCATTATCAACGAGCGCCTATTTATACTAACAAGCAGGGTGAGAAGTTATACTTGGTGCGCCCATTGCCAAAAGGCAACCCCAGTAGCAATGGCTGCTAG
- the LOC128876599 gene encoding cytoplasmic protein NCK1 isoform X1, whose product MAAMKHGKTSQDDVCYVVAKYDYGAQGAQELDLRKNERYLLLDDSKHWWRVQSARGQAGYVPSNYVKKEKPSLFDSIKKKVKKGSGSKTLPSSNSPSRAVESPIMARRLPADPSEAIGTAVVKYNYQAQQADELSLVKGTRILILEKSNDGWWRGQSGTQAGWFPSNYTQEEGDADDTLHTYAMAENVLDIVVALYSFSSNNDQELSFEKGDRLEILDRPPADPEWYKARNSQGQIGLVPRNYLQELSEYLTQPYRERGMTSSEISTGDSLERRPDPGDRPHLVGKPWYYGSISRSQCDTLLNQHGHDGDFLIRDSETNVGDYSVSLKAPGRNKHFRVHVEGALYCIGQRKFHTLDQLVDHYQRAPIYTNKQGEKLYLVRPLPKGNPSSNGC is encoded by the exons gCAAGACAAGTCAAGACGACGTATGTTATGTTGTCGCCAAGTATGATTACGGAGCACAGGGTGCTCAGGAGTTAGACCTACGTAAAAACGAACGTTACTTGCTCCTTGATGACTCCAAACATTGGTGGAGGGTACAAAGCGCAAGAGGGCAAGCTGGCTATGTACCAAGTAATTATGTCAAGAAAGAAAAGCCATCCCTTTTTGATAGTATCAAGAAAAAAGTCAAAAAGGGCTCTGGTTCAAAGACTCTACCATCTAGTAATTCACCTTCTAGAGCCGTGGAATCTCCTATCATGGCTAGGCGTCTACCTGCTGATCCTAGCGAAGCGATAGGCACGGCAGTTGTCAAATATAATTACCAAGCACAACAGGCAGATGAACTGTCACTCGTCAAAGGCACTAGAATCCTAATATTAGAAAAGAGTAACGATGGCTGGTGGAGAGGTCAAAGCGGCACTCAAGCTGGCTGGTTTCCGTCAAATTACACGCAAGAAGAGGGTGATGCGGACGATACTCTTCACACATACGCAATGGCAGAGAATGTTCTTGACATTGTCGTGGccctttattcattttcttctaaCAATGACCAAGAGCTGTCCTTCGAGAAGGGTGATCGTTTAGAAATCCTTGATCGTCCACCAGCCGATCCTGAATGGTATAAAGCAAGGAATAGCCAAGGACAAATTGGTCTCGTGCCACGTAACTATCTCCAGGAACTCAGCGAGTATTTGACACAACCATATCGTGAGCGAGGAATGACGAGTAGTGAGATTAGTACAGGAGACTCCCTCGAGAGAAGGCCAGACCCTGGCGATAGACCACATCTTGTTGGGAAACCTTGGTATTATGGTAGTATTTCACGCTCGCAATGCGACACATTGCTAAATCAACATGGTCATGACGGCGACTTTTTAATCAGAGATAGCGAAACAAAT GTTGGAGATTATTCAGTATCTTTAAAAGCTCCAGGACGTAACAAACACTTTAGGGTACACGTGGAAGGAGCGCTATACTGCATCGGTCAAAGAAAATTCCATACGTTAGACCAGTTGGTAGACCATTATCAACGAGCGCCTATTTATACTAACAAGCAGGGTGAGAAGTTATACTTGGTGCGCCCATTGCCAAAAGGCAACCCCAGTAGCAATGGCTGCTAG